In Clostridium sp. DL-VIII, the following proteins share a genomic window:
- a CDS encoding flagellar hook-length control protein FliK: MGISTNASNNYSGTSSLDMFSTSYTSSGFSTKATYDSNWGYNAKASNRPDDFKEILSSKTNSRREDDNENVDRMSRTDDVNKGRESNEVTNNDELDELKKKLKELEEDSKSDSDSKDKIKDALTELLDLLSKLGIKQDDLKLNGKVNSDALKNLTNTIDKLTKSNSNLDDIMSKIMELLKEDSVKDNLDTDSLKSIQKLLGNLSSSLSGNNSNETKETKSNLKNLMSEISNMLNDKQGQTKKILTLEEMLNKNHSQNSNEDSSKNTSGEATKDNKAASKEDKFLNSLLDDKKDDSLNKINLFASRNSIVQNQGVENVRGLSVNKATFVDDLIRDVKFMSSNSLKELTVKVNPGNLGEITIKLVQEDGLMKAELKANSKETTALLSQNIADIKKQLSEQNIKMADVNINLYQEDTTFFTDQGFGRQLSEEQSKNNNRTNGMNEEDATIDEISTADNAENDNNLDFFA, from the coding sequence ATGGGTATAAGTACAAATGCGTCAAATAATTATTCGGGAACTAGTAGTCTTGATATGTTTTCAACAAGTTATACATCAAGTGGCTTCTCCACTAAAGCCACTTATGACTCTAATTGGGGTTATAATGCAAAAGCAAGCAATAGACCTGATGACTTTAAAGAAATATTAAGTTCAAAGACTAATTCTAGAAGAGAAGATGATAATGAAAATGTAGATAGAATGAGTAGAACTGATGATGTGAATAAAGGTAGAGAGTCAAATGAAGTTACCAATAATGATGAGCTTGATGAATTAAAGAAAAAGCTTAAAGAATTAGAAGAGGATAGTAAATCTGACTCAGATTCTAAGGATAAGATAAAAGATGCATTAACAGAATTGTTAGATTTACTTTCAAAGCTAGGTATTAAGCAAGATGATTTAAAGTTAAATGGAAAAGTTAATTCAGATGCTCTAAAAAATCTTACAAATACTATTGATAAACTTACGAAATCCAATAGTAACTTAGATGACATTATGAGTAAAATAATGGAACTCTTAAAAGAAGATTCTGTAAAGGATAATTTAGATACTGATTCATTAAAATCAATACAAAAGCTTTTGGGGAATTTAAGTTCTAGTTTATCTGGTAATAATTCGAATGAGACAAAAGAAACTAAAAGTAATTTGAAAAATTTAATGTCGGAAATATCAAATATGCTGAATGACAAGCAAGGGCAAACTAAGAAGATTTTAACTCTTGAAGAGATGCTAAATAAAAATCATTCACAAAATAGCAATGAGGATTCAAGTAAAAATACAAGTGGAGAAGCTACGAAAGATAATAAGGCAGCTTCAAAAGAAGATAAATTTTTAAATTCACTACTTGATGATAAAAAAGATGATTCTTTAAACAAAATAAATTTGTTCGCATCAAGAAATTCTATAGTTCAAAATCAAGGAGTTGAAAATGTAAGAGGACTTTCGGTTAATAAGGCGACTTTTGTAGATGATTTAATACGGGATGTTAAATTCATGAGTTCAAATTCACTTAAAGAATTAACTGTAAAAGTAAATCCAGGTAATTTAGGAGAAATAACAATTAAATTAGTTCAGGAAGATGGTTTGATGAAAGCTGAACTAAAAGCCAATTCAAAGGAAACAACTGCTTTACTTTCACAAAATATAGCTGATATTAAAAAGCAGTTAAGCGAACAAAATATAAAAATGGCTGATGTAAATATCAATTTATATCAAGAAGATACTACATTCTTTACAGATCAAGGGTTTGGAAGACAACTTTCTGAAGAGCAAAGTAAAAACAATAATAGAACTAATGGTATGAATGAAGAAGATGCAACAATTGATGAAATATCAACAGCAGATAATGCTGAAAATGACAATAATTTAGACTTTTTTGCATAG
- a CDS encoding flagellar hook capping FlgD N-terminal domain-containing protein — protein MAVSTNNSVSGQYTTDRGTKIVKSNTDFDKNSFLKILAAQLSNLDPTQNQDSSAYVAQMAQFASLEQMQNLNGTMSDYAYQQMIGKTVTINSTDDSGKNLQGYVTGIIKKASGTYADMIVGGKSVELDVSNIIGVVDATDSNTVANSRSALNSDFLAASALAQGNENVVVAILDDDGKTVTVKGKVTGAYIDTVSGATVKIKVATLDDGGKPTGETKTYDYGDIVRAGNLSDDDMNVDLGKNSSSDSSDSKDGSDGKAAESSSSADDSNANSVNQSSSSNDKSVNTIASSTNS, from the coding sequence ATGGCTGTATCAACAAATAATTCAGTTTCAGGTCAATACACAACTGACAGGGGAACGAAAATTGTAAAATCAAATACTGATTTTGATAAAAATTCTTTCTTAAAGATCTTGGCTGCTCAATTAAGTAATTTAGATCCGACCCAAAATCAAGATTCGAGTGCATATGTAGCTCAAATGGCTCAATTCGCATCATTAGAGCAAATGCAGAATTTAAATGGTACCATGTCTGACTATGCATATCAGCAAATGATTGGAAAGACGGTAACAATAAATTCGACAGATGATTCCGGGAAAAATCTTCAAGGATATGTAACAGGAATAATTAAGAAAGCTAGTGGAACTTATGCAGATATGATTGTTGGCGGAAAATCAGTGGAACTTGATGTATCTAATATAATAGGTGTTGTAGATGCTACAGACAGTAATACAGTAGCTAATAGCAGATCTGCACTAAATTCAGATTTCCTAGCTGCTTCGGCCTTAGCGCAAGGAAATGAAAATGTTGTTGTTGCAATATTGGATGACGATGGAAAGACTGTTACTGTAAAGGGAAAAGTAACTGGAGCTTATATAGATACAGTTTCTGGAGCCACAGTAAAAATAAAAGTTGCTACATTAGATGATGGTGGAAAGCCAACTGGAGAAACTAAGACCTACGATTATGGCGATATAGTAAGAGCAGGTAATTTATCAGATGATGATATGAATGTTGACTTAGGAAAGAATAGTAGTTCAGATTCGAGTGATTCTAAAGACGGTTCTGATGGTAAGGCGGCAGAATCTAGCAGTTCAGCTGATGATTCAAATGCTAATTCTGTTAACCAAAGTAGTTCTTCCAATGATAAATCTGTAAATACTATTGCAAGCAGTACTAATAGTTAA
- a CDS encoding TIGR02530 family flagellar biosynthesis protein translates to MSYRIINGRAYSVGNIKPITSSLNNVAKTTNSKDETSFKSVLEDLKNKDEGFTVSKHAAMRLNNINFTEEDMKEIQKGFEIAKDKNSKNTVMLYKDIALIASVENKTLITAVEKDRAKDNIFTNVDSVVIL, encoded by the coding sequence ATGAGTTATAGGATTATTAATGGTCGAGCATATTCAGTAGGAAATATTAAACCAATTACAAGTTCATTAAATAATGTAGCTAAGACAACTAATAGTAAAGATGAAACAAGCTTTAAAAGTGTCCTTGAAGATCTTAAAAATAAAGATGAAGGATTTACTGTATCTAAACATGCAGCTATGCGATTAAATAATATAAATTTTACAGAAGAAGATATGAAAGAAATACAAAAGGGTTTTGAAATAGCAAAGGATAAAAATTCAAAAAATACAGTTATGTTATATAAGGATATAGCGTTAATTGCAAGTGTAGAAAATAAAACTTTAATAACAGCTGTAGAGAAAGATAGAGCAAAAGATAACATATTTACAAATGTAGATAGCGTAGTGATTTTATAG